Proteins found in one Strigops habroptila isolate Jane chromosome W, bStrHab1.2.pri, whole genome shotgun sequence genomic segment:
- the LOC115618988 gene encoding adhesion G protein-coupled receptor G3-like — MVSCRHSLPAGLAQAALPPHRRSTRQGRSWWDTVVGITVGEMSISRLRDPVQLTFTHRRLPHGVTPQCVFWDPSKGQAGGWSSSGCVTQPGDKGTVSTCDHLTFFTLLLNPALDGSTAQALMAIATAGCRVAMACFTITITFCIFFR, encoded by the exons CTGCCGGCACTCGCTACCTGCTGGCTTGGCTCAGGCAGCATTGCCCCCACACAGGAGGTCAACCAGACAGGGCAGGTCCTGGTGGGACACCGTGGTGGGCATCACAGTGGGAGAGATGAGCATCTCCAGGCTGCGGGACCCCGTGCAGCTCACCTTCACCCATAGGCGGCTGCCCCAC GGTGTCACCCCACAATGTGTCTTCTGGGATCCCAGCAAAG ggcaggcaggaggctggagcagcagcggATGTGTCACGCAGCCTGGGGACAAGGGGACAGTCTCCACCTGCGACCATCTCACCTTCTTCACCCTCCTCCTG AACCCAGCTCTGGATGGGTCCACAGCACAAGCCCTGATGGCTATTgccactgctggctgcagggtaGCCATGGCTTGCTTCACCATCACCATCACCTTCTGCATCTTCTTCAGGTAG